One part of the Xylanimonas allomyrinae genome encodes these proteins:
- a CDS encoding phosphotransferase, which produces MGGARATLGDGRSRARGRDGTARVAAPVPGGGCAALHRAARRRVGAAARGRTGDRPPAHRRATPRHRVPRPGPGLAADLGRTLAAIHELPVSVIETCGLPSYTADVYRERRLVELDEAAATGRVPTPLLRRWEAALEDVALWRFRPVVVHGDLAADQVLVAGGRVAAVTGWSDARVADPADDLAWLLVAAPPDAVDSIMEAYQLRRTELQDPRLVDRALLVGELALARWLLHGVRQGLPEVVADAEAMLTDLDEATREDAS; this is translated from the coding sequence GTGGGAGGTGCGCGCGCCACGCTCGGCGATGGCAGGAGCCGCGCTCGAGGCCGAGATGGAACTGCTCGAGTCGCTGCACCTGTACCAGGAGGCGGGTGTGCTGCCCTTCACCGTGCCGCGCGTCGCCGGGTCGGCGCTGCTGCCCGAGGGCGGACGGGCGATCGTCCACCGGCACATCGACGGGCAACGCCTCGACATCGAGTCCCTCGCCCCGGGCCAGGGCTCGCGGCCGACCTCGGACGCACGCTCGCCGCGATCCACGAGCTGCCCGTGTCGGTCATCGAGACGTGCGGTCTGCCGTCGTACACCGCGGACGTCTACCGCGAGCGCCGCCTCGTCGAGCTCGACGAGGCGGCCGCGACGGGCCGTGTCCCGACGCCGCTGCTGCGCCGCTGGGAGGCTGCTCTCGAGGACGTCGCCCTGTGGCGGTTCCGGCCCGTCGTCGTGCACGGAGACCTCGCCGCCGATCAGGTGCTCGTCGCGGGGGGTCGCGTCGCGGCCGTGACCGGATGGTCGGACGCGAGGGTCGCCGACCCTGCCGACGACCTTGCCTGGCTGCTGGTCGCGGCCCCGCCCGACGCGGTCGACTCGATCATGGAGGCCTACCAGCTCCGACGGACCGAGCTGCAGGACCCGCGTCTCGTGGACCGCGCGCTGCTCGTGGGCGAGCTCGCACTCGCCCGCTGGCTCCTGCACGGCGTGCGGCAGGGTCTGCCCGAGGTGGTGGCGGACGCCGAGGCGATGCTCACCGACCTCGACGAGGCGACCCGCGAGGACGCGTCCTGA